One Aggregicoccus sp. 17bor-14 DNA window includes the following coding sequences:
- a CDS encoding serine protease, which produces MARRPASAALTEWGSLLAGAVLLGLLGCGKAAPAQAPDALVCGHPKRQQALGEVHAQTQCGPTLDFTPVNSYQGDLSDIMDREDAVALLDGRCTGTLVQAAAGPVVLTAGHCTALGDRVLAVFNFEDAPDGDPLMTEGTVIEQSMDPDYALIQLDQLPHVTPLQLTSLPTERLAIIQHPRGHPKVVAEGWYEDACDDLVYYSDLDTLVGSSGAAILNRHGYVLGVHTDGDCDEQGHGTNRGWSAKTVVAASPYLQDSDIAER; this is translated from the coding sequence ATGGCGCGACGCCCCGCAAGTGCAGCACTGACTGAGTGGGGCTCGCTCCTCGCGGGCGCCGTCCTCCTGGGCCTCCTCGGCTGTGGGAAGGCGGCGCCTGCGCAAGCGCCGGATGCGCTGGTGTGTGGCCATCCGAAGCGCCAGCAGGCGCTGGGCGAGGTGCACGCGCAGACGCAGTGCGGCCCCACCCTCGACTTCACCCCCGTCAACAGCTACCAGGGCGACCTCTCGGACATCATGGACCGCGAGGATGCGGTGGCGCTGCTGGACGGGCGCTGCACCGGGACCCTCGTCCAGGCGGCGGCCGGGCCGGTGGTGCTCACGGCGGGCCACTGCACCGCGCTGGGGGACCGGGTGCTCGCGGTGTTCAACTTCGAGGACGCGCCGGACGGTGATCCGCTCATGACCGAGGGCACGGTCATCGAGCAGTCGATGGACCCCGACTACGCCCTCATCCAGCTCGACCAGCTGCCCCACGTCACGCCGCTGCAGCTGACCTCGCTGCCCACCGAGCGGCTGGCGATCATCCAGCACCCGCGCGGCCACCCCAAGGTCGTCGCCGAGGGCTGGTACGAGGACGCGTGCGACGACCTCGTCTACTACTCGGACCTGGACACGCTCGTGGGCAGCTCGGGCGCCGCCATCCTCAACCGCCACGGCTACGTGCTGGGCGTGCACACGGACGGCGACTGCGACGAGCAGGGCCACGGGACGAACCGCGGCTGGAGCGCGAAGACCGTCGTCGCGGCCTCGCCCTACCTGCAGGACTCCGACATCGCGGAGCGCTGA
- a CDS encoding alpha/beta hydrolase, protein MRVLGLCLLVLLGLVPAAHAAEAAPEVVPPHQTFTLTSKRLHEVRRLNVYTPPGYDAAKGARFPVLYMPDGGLQEDFPHVARDVDAAIRAGELRPMIVVGIENTERRRDMTGPTQVAEDRKIAPHVGGSAAFRAFVRDELIPEVRRRYRTTEARGIIGESLAGLFVLETFLQEPGLFDTWISLSPSLWWNDDALVRSAPQKLAGHRSLKGALYFATTGDDTMAPQATRLAEALRARGAKGLRWKYEPLPQLRHDNIYREASPRVLREWFPPEPKRAGAPAKGPAAPAGGAATPSH, encoded by the coding sequence ATGCGCGTCCTCGGCCTCTGTCTCCTCGTCCTCCTGGGCCTCGTGCCCGCCGCCCACGCCGCCGAAGCGGCGCCGGAGGTCGTGCCGCCGCACCAGACCTTCACCCTGACGTCCAAGCGTCTGCACGAGGTGCGGCGCCTCAACGTCTACACCCCGCCCGGCTACGACGCGGCGAAGGGCGCGCGCTTCCCCGTGCTCTACATGCCGGACGGCGGGCTGCAGGAGGACTTCCCGCACGTGGCCCGGGACGTGGACGCGGCCATCCGCGCCGGCGAGCTGCGGCCGATGATCGTGGTGGGCATCGAGAACACCGAGCGCCGCCGCGACATGACCGGCCCCACCCAGGTGGCCGAGGATCGGAAGATCGCCCCGCACGTGGGAGGCTCCGCCGCGTTCCGCGCCTTCGTGCGCGACGAGCTCATCCCCGAGGTGCGCCGCCGCTACCGCACCACGGAGGCGCGCGGCATCATCGGCGAGTCGCTCGCCGGGCTCTTCGTGCTCGAGACCTTCCTCCAGGAGCCGGGCCTCTTCGACACCTGGATCTCGCTCAGCCCCAGCTTGTGGTGGAACGACGATGCGCTGGTGCGCAGCGCGCCGCAGAAGCTCGCGGGGCACCGCTCGCTGAAGGGCGCGCTCTACTTCGCCACCACGGGTGACGACACCATGGCGCCGCAGGCGACCCGGCTCGCCGAGGCGCTGCGTGCGCGCGGGGCAAAGGGCCTGCGCTGGAAGTACGAGCCGCTGCCGCAGCTGCGCCACGACAACATCTACCGCGAGGCCTCGCCGCGCGTGCTGCGCGAGTGGTTCCCGCCCGAGCCGAAGCGCGCGGGCGCCCCGGCCAAGGGCCCCGCTGCGCCTGCGGGCGGAGCCGCAACGCCCTCGCACTGA
- a CDS encoding SGNH/GDSL hydrolase family protein: protein MSQDLVQFHPRRSTSLRLLVVLAVAWASTSEARAAGTVWIGTWAATPQPPPAGSVERYEDQTLRLVVRVSAGGAQLRLRFSNAYGTVPLHLGAVHVARRSRGADIDSATDRRVTFSGREGVTVPAGATAVSDPVPLSVPALSELAVSLYLPEATEARTSHLLALRTSYAAAGNAVASAQLPAAQPLDSWPFLGGVDVEAPRGAAALVAFGDSQVDGDGSTADTDRRWPDVLAERLQRRRPPGAPRGVLNAGLIGNRLLRDGPSAQSHPVGPALGPAALARFERDVLLQPGVRYAIVRLGINDIGLPGCIAPESERVSAEALIAGFRELVTRAHRRGIRLVGTTLSPFEGAVGPKPGYFSPEKERVRVQVNAWLRGGHTGFDAVVDFDALLRDPEHPARLLPRYDSGDHLHPNDAGYAVLGEAFPLALFGT from the coding sequence ATGAGCCAGGACCTCGTCCAATTCCACCCCCGGCGCAGCACCTCGCTGCGGCTGCTCGTGGTGCTCGCAGTCGCGTGGGCGAGCACCTCGGAGGCACGGGCCGCGGGCACGGTGTGGATCGGCACCTGGGCGGCGACGCCGCAGCCTCCGCCCGCGGGCAGCGTGGAGCGCTACGAGGACCAGACCCTGCGCCTCGTCGTGCGGGTGAGCGCGGGCGGAGCACAGCTGCGGCTTCGCTTCTCCAACGCGTACGGCACCGTGCCGCTGCACCTGGGCGCCGTGCACGTGGCCCGGCGCAGCCGCGGCGCCGACATCGACTCCGCCACGGACCGTCGCGTCACCTTCTCCGGACGCGAAGGCGTCACCGTGCCCGCGGGCGCCACCGCGGTGAGCGACCCGGTGCCGCTGTCCGTGCCCGCGCTCTCGGAGCTGGCCGTGAGCCTCTACCTTCCCGAAGCCACCGAGGCGCGGACCTCGCACCTGCTCGCGCTGCGGACCAGCTACGCCGCCGCGGGTAACGCGGTGGCCTCGGCGCAGCTGCCGGCCGCGCAGCCCCTGGACTCCTGGCCCTTCTTGGGTGGCGTGGACGTCGAGGCCCCACGCGGCGCGGCCGCGCTGGTGGCCTTCGGCGACTCGCAGGTGGATGGCGATGGCTCCACTGCGGACACGGACCGGCGCTGGCCCGACGTGCTCGCCGAGCGCCTGCAGCGACGGCGTCCCCCAGGCGCACCGCGCGGTGTACTCAACGCGGGGCTCATCGGCAACCGCCTGCTGCGCGACGGGCCATCCGCTCAGAGCCACCCCGTGGGGCCCGCCCTGGGCCCTGCCGCGCTCGCACGCTTCGAGCGCGACGTGCTCCTGCAGCCCGGCGTGCGCTACGCCATCGTGCGCCTGGGCATCAACGACATCGGCCTGCCCGGCTGCATCGCGCCGGAGTCCGAGCGCGTGAGCGCGGAGGCCCTCATCGCCGGCTTCCGCGAGCTGGTGACGCGCGCGCACCGCCGCGGCATCCGGCTGGTGGGCACCACGCTCAGCCCCTTCGAGGGCGCGGTGGGCCCGAAGCCCGGCTACTTCAGCCCGGAGAAAGAGCGCGTGCGGGTGCAGGTCAACGCGTGGCTGCGCGGAGGGCACACCGGCTTCGACGCGGTGGTGGACTTCGACGCGCTGCTGCGAGACCCCGAGCACCCCGCGCGCCTGCTGCCCAGGTACGACAGCGGAGACCACCTGCACCCGAACGATGCGGGCTACGCGGTGCTGGGCGAGGCCTTCCCGCTCGCGCTGTTCGGCACCTGA
- a CDS encoding Mut7-C RNAse domain-containing protein: MKQVEVRLYGALNDFVSPARRGAPFLHRFTGSPSVKDLLESLGVPHPELDLLLLDGQPVGFAARVEDGGRLAAYPAFESLEVPDAERVGTPLPECPRFVLDVGLGRLAGLLRMLGLDALWRNDAPDDALARTSAAEGRILLTRDLGLLKRSEVVLGYFPRATDPSHQLVEVARRYRLARRMQPFTRCLACNTPLTPATPLEVQGRVPPRVAASYPRFNACAGCGRVYWEGSHHARMQQVVQRLRELAP; encoded by the coding sequence GTGAAGCAGGTGGAGGTGCGGCTCTACGGCGCGCTCAACGACTTCGTGTCGCCCGCGCGCCGCGGCGCCCCCTTCCTCCACCGCTTCACGGGCAGCCCCTCGGTGAAGGACCTGCTCGAGTCGCTCGGGGTGCCGCACCCCGAGCTGGACCTGCTGCTGCTGGACGGCCAGCCGGTGGGCTTCGCCGCGCGCGTGGAGGACGGGGGCCGGCTCGCCGCCTACCCCGCCTTCGAGAGCCTGGAAGTGCCCGACGCCGAGCGCGTGGGGACGCCGCTGCCGGAGTGCCCGCGCTTCGTGCTCGACGTGGGCCTGGGCAGGCTCGCGGGGCTCTTGCGCATGCTGGGGCTGGATGCGCTGTGGCGCAACGACGCGCCGGACGACGCGCTCGCGCGCACCTCCGCCGCCGAGGGGCGCATCCTGCTCACGCGCGACCTGGGCCTGCTCAAGCGCAGCGAGGTGGTGCTCGGCTACTTCCCGCGCGCCACCGACCCCTCGCACCAGCTGGTGGAGGTGGCGCGCCGCTACCGGCTCGCGCGCCGCATGCAGCCCTTCACCCGCTGCCTCGCGTGCAACACGCCGCTCACCCCCGCCACGCCCCTGGAGGTCCAGGGCCGCGTGCCCCCGCGCGTGGCCGCGAGCTACCCGCGCTTCAACGCCTGCGCCGGCTGCGGCCGCGTGTACTGGGAGGGCAGCCACCACGCGCGCATGCAGCAGGTGGTGCAGCGGCTGCGCGAGCTCGCGCCGTAG
- a CDS encoding GGDEF domain-containing protein gives MTLLWRTAPASVCPDLPDPEARHRVAVGRALAWGLFLGVVAIDWAVASPLSLSLLYGLPLALAAFRLERLEVSLLVVLTTLARVALGPVSGWSVAEHGLRLPVEVEPLANVVSSLLAYSAIAALVFRMRQQEQRLAALGAEVLQDPLTGLGNRRALLRCLERHAGRQVAVLALDLDHFKRVNDAFGHPGGDRALQEVAGRLLASVRGGDCVARSGGEEFLVVLAGESEAGARRVAERIVERMREAPFCVGSGGERVALTLSIGLAAGAADLALVEAADRALYRAKAAGRDRIERAAAAEAAA, from the coding sequence ATGACGCTGCTCTGGCGCACGGCGCCCGCGTCCGTCTGTCCCGACCTCCCCGACCCGGAGGCGCGCCACCGCGTGGCGGTGGGCCGCGCGCTCGCGTGGGGTCTGTTCCTGGGGGTGGTGGCAATCGACTGGGCCGTGGCCTCGCCGCTCTCGCTCAGCCTGCTGTACGGGCTGCCGCTCGCGCTCGCCGCGTTCCGGCTCGAGCGCCTGGAGGTCTCGCTGCTGGTGGTGCTCACCACGCTGGCGCGCGTGGCGCTGGGGCCGGTCAGCGGCTGGAGCGTGGCGGAGCACGGCCTGCGCCTGCCCGTGGAGGTGGAGCCGCTCGCCAACGTGGTGAGCTCGCTGCTCGCCTACAGCGCCATCGCGGCGCTGGTGTTCCGCATGCGCCAGCAGGAGCAGCGGCTCGCGGCGCTCGGCGCCGAGGTGCTGCAGGATCCGCTCACCGGGCTGGGCAACCGCCGCGCGCTGCTGCGCTGCCTGGAGCGGCACGCCGGGCGGCAGGTGGCGGTGCTCGCGCTGGACCTGGATCACTTCAAGCGCGTGAACGACGCGTTCGGCCACCCGGGCGGCGACCGCGCGCTGCAGGAGGTGGCGGGGCGGCTGCTCGCGTCCGTGCGCGGAGGCGACTGCGTGGCGCGCAGCGGCGGCGAGGAATTCCTGGTGGTGCTCGCCGGCGAGAGCGAGGCGGGGGCGCGCCGCGTGGCCGAGCGCATCGTGGAGCGGATGCGCGAGGCGCCCTTCTGCGTGGGCAGCGGCGGCGAGCGGGTGGCGCTCACCCTCAGCATCGGCCTCGCGGCGGGCGCGGCCGACCTCGCGCTGGTGGAGGCCGCCGACCGCGCGCTCTACCGCGCGAAGGCCGCGGGGCGCGACCGCATCGAGCGCGCCGCTGCGGCCGAGGCGGCTGCGTGA
- the lspA gene encoding signal peptidase II codes for MKTPALGLLLSLVLATLAADQVTKYLAVSRLTTALDGREGVAARLEGFVSERNLDNYPPEPGAFSRATRPYLVLPDYWHFRYVENPGAAWGMLGTLPDSVRRPFFHGVSLAALGFIFWMYARLGAGQRWVRAALALVAGGALGNFVDRLLRGYVIDFIDWHWRNQPGMRWPTFNVADAAICVGVGLLLADSLRVRRPAAEGAGGADPVAPLTDGTLVE; via the coding sequence ATGAAGACCCCTGCCCTCGGCCTCCTGCTCTCGCTCGTCCTCGCCACGCTCGCCGCCGACCAGGTGACGAAGTACCTCGCGGTGAGCCGCCTCACCACCGCGCTGGACGGGCGCGAGGGCGTGGCGGCGCGCCTCGAGGGCTTCGTCTCCGAGCGCAACCTGGACAACTACCCGCCCGAGCCCGGCGCCTTCAGCCGCGCCACGCGCCCCTACCTGGTGCTGCCGGACTACTGGCACTTCCGCTACGTGGAGAACCCGGGCGCGGCGTGGGGGATGCTCGGCACGCTGCCCGACTCGGTGCGCCGGCCCTTCTTCCACGGGGTCTCGCTCGCGGCCCTGGGCTTCATCTTCTGGATGTACGCGCGGCTGGGCGCAGGGCAGCGCTGGGTGCGCGCGGCGCTCGCGCTGGTGGCGGGCGGCGCGCTGGGCAACTTCGTGGACCGGCTGCTGCGCGGCTACGTCATCGACTTCATCGACTGGCACTGGCGCAACCAGCCCGGGATGCGCTGGCCCACCTTCAACGTGGCGGACGCGGCCATCTGCGTGGGCGTGGGGCTGCTGCTGGCGGACTCGCTGCGCGTGCGCCGGCCGGCGGCGGAGGGCGCGGGCGGCGCTGACCCCGTTGCCCCGCTCACCGACGGCACACTCGTCGAATGA
- the lspA gene encoding signal peptidase II, whose product MPRKYLLLLAVSLSVILLDQWTKYEIVAELTTRFEGTASVGERLGRLYGDAPPPGYDTLHFRPRRHIEVIPEYFRLRYAENPGAAWGMFGKLPPHIRGPLFHLVSVGAVLLIALYFSKLGRSPQAERWALWGLPLVLGGALGNYIDRLARGFVIDFLEAHWHDQIAWPSFNVADSAIVVGVGLLLVDAFVRKEGRAASPTRAPSAR is encoded by the coding sequence GTGCCGCGCAAATACCTGCTCCTGCTCGCCGTCAGCCTCTCGGTCATCCTGCTCGACCAGTGGACGAAGTACGAGATCGTCGCCGAGCTCACCACCCGCTTCGAGGGCACGGCGAGCGTGGGCGAGCGCCTCGGCCGGCTCTACGGCGACGCGCCCCCGCCGGGCTACGACACGCTGCACTTCCGCCCCCGCCGGCACATCGAGGTCATCCCGGAGTACTTCCGCCTGCGCTACGCGGAGAACCCGGGCGCGGCCTGGGGCATGTTCGGCAAGCTGCCGCCGCACATCCGCGGGCCCCTCTTCCACCTGGTGAGCGTGGGCGCGGTGCTCCTCATCGCGCTGTACTTCAGCAAGCTGGGGCGCTCGCCGCAGGCGGAGCGCTGGGCGCTGTGGGGCCTGCCGCTGGTGCTCGGTGGGGCGCTGGGCAACTACATCGACCGACTCGCCCGCGGCTTCGTCATCGACTTCCTCGAGGCGCACTGGCACGACCAGATTGCGTGGCCCTCCTTCAACGTGGCCGACTCGGCCATCGTCGTGGGCGTGGGGCTGCTGCTGGTGGACGCCTTCGTGCGCAAGGAGGGCCGCGCCGCGAGTCCTACCCGCGCGCCCTCTGCGCGCTGA
- a CDS encoding MXAN_5187 C-terminal domain-containing protein, with product MPPSEPAKVKNPESLLHECEELEAELAALKAAYEQYFLGAERHPPLRTHEALKKRVNKLQTGFVRNTAMKFRVQSLQAKFLTYERLWARTMQEIESGTYKRDLIKARRRAAVRESNPRPPAQTDAPRAPVELEDDSDFDVDQALAALEAPMAPLPQPVAPLAPPAARPSTSPLAAAAASSAVSVPPAPAIPSTTRPGTGSAPPGLRAPAAAASPPLPSTPTPPPMRAVALGPPLSPASPGVAAPRAPAPAAARPAAPASAGGSAPGISDDKLRAVYDAYVTAKRRCQEDTSKLSFESVAGTLRRQVPELMRQHNAKAVEFKVVIKDGKAVLKAVPK from the coding sequence ATGCCGCCGTCCGAGCCCGCCAAGGTGAAGAATCCCGAGAGCCTCCTCCACGAATGCGAGGAGCTCGAGGCAGAGCTCGCCGCGCTCAAGGCGGCCTACGAGCAGTACTTCCTGGGCGCCGAGCGCCACCCGCCGCTGCGCACGCACGAGGCGCTGAAGAAGCGGGTGAACAAGCTGCAGACGGGCTTCGTGCGCAACACGGCGATGAAGTTCCGCGTGCAGAGCCTGCAGGCCAAGTTCCTCACCTACGAGCGGCTCTGGGCGCGCACGATGCAGGAGATCGAGTCCGGCACCTACAAGCGCGACCTGATCAAGGCGCGCCGCCGCGCCGCCGTCCGCGAGAGCAACCCGCGGCCTCCCGCCCAGACCGACGCCCCGCGCGCGCCGGTGGAGCTGGAGGACGACTCGGACTTCGACGTGGACCAGGCGCTCGCCGCGCTCGAGGCCCCCATGGCCCCGCTGCCCCAGCCGGTGGCCCCGCTGGCTCCGCCCGCCGCGCGCCCCTCCACGTCCCCGCTCGCCGCCGCGGCGGCGAGCTCTGCGGTCAGCGTGCCGCCCGCGCCGGCCATCCCGTCCACCACCCGGCCCGGCACCGGCAGCGCGCCCCCGGGGCTGCGCGCGCCGGCCGCCGCCGCCTCGCCGCCGCTGCCCTCCACGCCCACCCCTCCGCCGATGCGCGCGGTGGCGCTGGGGCCGCCGCTGTCCCCGGCCTCGCCCGGCGTCGCTGCGCCGCGCGCCCCTGCGCCCGCCGCCGCGCGCCCCGCGGCCCCGGCCAGTGCCGGCGGCAGCGCCCCGGGCATCTCGGACGACAAGCTGCGCGCGGTCTACGACGCCTACGTCACGGCGAAGCGCCGCTGCCAGGAGGACACCTCCAAGCTCTCCTTCGAGTCGGTGGCCGGCACGCTGCGCCGCCAGGTGCCGGAGCTGATGCGCCAGCACAACGCGAAGGCCGTGGAGTTCAAGGTCGTGATCAAGGACGGCAAGGCCGTGCTCAAGGCGGTGCCGAAGTAG
- a CDS encoding HAD family hydrolase: MNQDLESLKARVARLQVMIFDIDGTLTDGRIFWVPNSGWTQQYSVRDGMGIKRLQEAGLTCAAISGGDSLSAQMRMQSLGIKHVHFGSQDKVAHFERLLELLGVTAEACGYMGDETVDLPLLQAVGFSAAPPEAPDEVRARVHYVAQRPAGFGAAREVCEFILRHRPPAPGS; encoded by the coding sequence ATGAACCAGGACCTGGAGAGCCTCAAGGCGCGCGTGGCGCGGCTGCAGGTGATGATCTTCGACATCGACGGCACGCTCACCGACGGGCGCATCTTCTGGGTGCCCAACAGCGGCTGGACGCAGCAGTACAGCGTGCGCGACGGGATGGGCATCAAGCGCCTGCAGGAGGCGGGGCTCACCTGCGCGGCCATCAGCGGCGGGGACAGCCTCAGCGCCCAGATGCGGATGCAGTCGCTGGGCATCAAGCACGTGCACTTCGGCAGCCAGGACAAGGTGGCCCACTTCGAGCGGCTGCTCGAGCTGCTGGGCGTCACGGCGGAGGCCTGCGGCTACATGGGCGACGAGACGGTGGACCTGCCGCTGCTGCAGGCCGTGGGCTTCAGCGCCGCGCCGCCCGAGGCCCCGGACGAGGTGCGCGCGCGCGTGCACTACGTCGCCCAGCGCCCGGCGGGCTTCGGCGCGGCGCGCGAGGTGTGCGAGTTCATCCTGCGCCACCGTCCGCCTGCCCCCGGGTCCTAG
- a CDS encoding tetratricopeptide repeat protein, which produces MRRALGAALLLLVAAPLAGCREGAEEHLARARDATFEKRPDEALVEYRKAIDALRRDDSERANVLRARALKAAADVYWLEQRKVKEAVSVYKELILQAPESPEANEARVVLADLLRMHYGDLRGAIDQLTAALARNPPQGAELQYQVAKLYFELGNWAQCELEARKVAERYATSALVDDALFLQAQALSMMDGKRQEASRTFADLMARFPDSELAPHAAFEMGKLRAEAGENEKAIEIWVAALKTHPKPAVVQDAIARARRRIAATTAEGVGDRKAAFAKPPVRAARSSLEAVGGNASEAASDHGD; this is translated from the coding sequence GTGAGGCGCGCGCTCGGGGCGGCCCTGCTGCTGCTGGTGGCGGCGCCCCTGGCGGGCTGCCGCGAGGGCGCCGAGGAGCACCTGGCGCGCGCGCGCGACGCCACCTTCGAGAAGCGCCCGGACGAGGCGCTGGTGGAGTACCGCAAGGCGATCGATGCGCTGCGCCGCGACGACTCCGAGCGCGCCAACGTGCTGCGGGCGCGCGCGCTCAAGGCCGCGGCGGACGTGTACTGGCTCGAGCAGCGCAAGGTGAAGGAGGCGGTGAGCGTCTACAAGGAGCTCATCCTCCAGGCGCCCGAGTCCCCCGAGGCGAACGAGGCGCGCGTGGTGCTGGCGGACCTGCTGCGCATGCACTACGGCGACCTGCGCGGCGCCATCGACCAGCTCACGGCGGCGCTCGCGCGCAACCCGCCGCAGGGCGCCGAGCTGCAGTACCAGGTGGCCAAGCTCTACTTCGAGCTGGGCAACTGGGCGCAGTGCGAGCTGGAGGCGCGCAAGGTGGCCGAGCGCTACGCGACGAGCGCGCTGGTGGACGACGCGCTGTTCCTGCAGGCGCAGGCGCTCTCGATGATGGACGGCAAGCGCCAGGAGGCGAGCCGCACCTTCGCGGACCTCATGGCCCGCTTCCCCGACTCCGAGCTCGCCCCGCACGCGGCCTTCGAGATGGGCAAGCTGCGCGCCGAGGCGGGGGAGAACGAGAAGGCGATCGAGATCTGGGTCGCCGCGCTCAAGACGCATCCCAAGCCCGCGGTGGTGCAGGACGCGATCGCGCGCGCCCGCCGCCGCATCGCCGCCACCACGGCGGAGGGCGTGGGCGACCGCAAGGCCGCCTTCGCCAAGCCGCCCGTGCGCGCCGCGCGCTCCTCGCTCGAGGCGGTGGGCGGCAACGCGTCCGAGGCGGCGAGCGACCACGGCGACTGA
- the hemL gene encoding glutamate-1-semialdehyde 2,1-aminomutase, with protein sequence MNHSQSKALFARAQARIPGGVNSPVRAFRGVGGDPVFFRQGEGAWLTDVDGNRYVDLVGSWGPLILGHAYPPIVDALVKAARLGTSFGAPSPLEVELAERICATVPSVEKVRLVSSGTEATVAAIRLARGHTGRDFILKFEGCFHGAGDPFLVKAGSGVETLGLPDSPGVPAALAKLTLTAPFNDLPAVERLFAERGSEIACAIIEPVVGNMGVLIPREGYLEGLQALCRKHGVLFVLDEVMTGFRLAKGGAQERFGLAPDLTTFAKVLGGGMPLGAYGGKREVMAKIAPEGPVYQSGTLSGNPVAVAAGLAALEALGAPGTYERLERVSAQLGEGLAAEAKRAGVPVTVNRVGSMLTVFFTPEPVFDYASAKKADTAKFGRFFHAMLEAGVYLPPSQFEAAFVSLAIGDAEVAHVLAAARKAFAAVA encoded by the coding sequence ATGAACCACTCCCAGAGCAAGGCCCTCTTCGCGCGCGCCCAGGCGCGCATCCCGGGCGGGGTGAACTCGCCCGTGCGCGCGTTCCGCGGCGTGGGCGGCGACCCCGTCTTCTTCCGCCAGGGCGAGGGCGCCTGGCTCACCGACGTGGACGGCAACCGCTACGTGGACCTGGTGGGCAGCTGGGGCCCGCTCATCCTCGGCCACGCGTACCCGCCCATCGTGGACGCGCTGGTGAAGGCGGCGCGCCTGGGCACCTCCTTCGGCGCGCCCAGCCCGCTCGAGGTGGAGCTCGCCGAGCGCATCTGCGCCACCGTGCCCTCGGTGGAGAAGGTGCGCCTGGTGAGCAGCGGCACCGAGGCCACCGTGGCCGCCATCCGGCTCGCGCGCGGGCACACCGGCCGCGACTTCATCCTCAAGTTCGAGGGCTGCTTCCACGGCGCGGGCGACCCCTTCCTCGTGAAGGCCGGCAGCGGCGTGGAGACGCTGGGCCTGCCCGACTCGCCGGGCGTGCCCGCGGCGCTCGCGAAGCTCACCCTCACCGCCCCCTTCAACGACCTCCCCGCAGTGGAGCGGCTCTTCGCCGAGCGGGGCAGTGAGATTGCCTGCGCCATCATCGAGCCGGTGGTGGGCAACATGGGCGTGCTCATCCCGCGCGAGGGCTACCTCGAGGGGCTGCAGGCGCTCTGCCGCAAGCACGGCGTGCTCTTCGTGCTGGACGAGGTGATGACCGGCTTCCGGCTCGCGAAGGGCGGCGCGCAGGAGCGCTTCGGGCTCGCCCCGGACCTCACCACCTTCGCCAAGGTGCTGGGCGGCGGCATGCCGCTGGGCGCCTACGGCGGCAAGCGCGAGGTGATGGCGAAGATTGCGCCGGAGGGCCCCGTGTACCAGTCCGGTACCCTCTCCGGAAACCCGGTGGCGGTGGCTGCGGGGCTCGCAGCCCTCGAGGCGCTCGGCGCACCGGGCACCTACGAGAGGCTCGAGCGCGTGAGCGCGCAGCTGGGCGAGGGACTCGCCGCGGAGGCGAAGCGCGCGGGCGTGCCGGTGACGGTGAACCGCGTGGGCAGCATGCTCACCGTGTTCTTCACCCCCGAGCCCGTCTTCGACTACGCGAGCGCGAAGAAGGCGGACACGGCGAAGTTCGGCCGCTTCTTCCACGCGATGCTGGAGGCGGGCGTGTACCTGCCGCCGAGCCAGTTCGAGGCCGCGTTCGTCTCGCTCGCCATCGGCGACGCGGAGGTGGCGCACGTGCTCGCCGCCGCGCGCAAGGCCTTCGCCGCCGTCGCGTGA